A window from Gossypium raimondii isolate GPD5lz chromosome 7, ASM2569854v1, whole genome shotgun sequence encodes these proteins:
- the LOC105792393 gene encoding protein TIC 100 isoform X3 encodes MSNEEEQQLTESQDPEEDDEEEEQAQQLTESQQQYPDSDSDSDYSSSSSDDYIEESDSETLTYTRPGEAPLETVNTPETNIRRYTRVLESKRIKRIQEEEDEDYVYIEDLWDFPPDPENWREEDLKEYWVDAPLEMTKPGWDPVWADEEDWKIVRDEIKEGRDPGIAPFYVPYRKPYPAIPDNHYDISNPKAVIEELDRIEEFLNWVSYIFPDGSSYEGTVWDDLAHGKGVYVAEQGLVRYEGEWLQNNMEGHGVVEVDIPDIEPVPGSKLEAKMRAEGKIISRDFMTPEDREWLEMDVEDSIRLADGQYEIPFYESDIWIKHFGRKPEKGRYRYAGQWKHGRMHGCGVYEVNERTIYGRFYFGELLEDLDGCDENISAMHAGIAEVAAAKARMFVNKPDGMVREERGPYGDPQHPYFYEEEDVWMAPGFINQFYEVPDYWKSYVHEVDQEREMWLNSFYKAPLRLPMPAELEYWWSKDETPEFVLINKEPEPDPEDPSKLIYTEDPLILHTPTGQLINYIEDEEHGVRLFWQPPVKEGEEIDPKKAKFLPLGFDEFYGREVIQKRDNIWKRLITTIENALKPGFDKLEKWTEEKKKAGELKMKLIEKELDLIEAELCLEEAIEDMDEELKKKEKEEEKKMEMGLLEDEDTSVVANLEDKAIPKDDVDKVVDEEEDGEEEEEEEDDDDDVTPSSFGSVAGNQKEKKPREPPFSSSSLFASCSLVSVVPSTLRESILALKQRRLPLKSHPSSSVESASDSLKTTDSVSFPLVLRHKGRLRAFKQDHQKYQPQNQYSGKKSQLHSLCKILSCPSTTTRSRVRQPENLNRYELHAAPKKYSYSILSLHIPVCYLESYTDTKRHGASL; translated from the exons ATGTCGAACGAAGAGGAACAACAACTCACTGAGTCACAAGACCCAGAAgaggatgatgaagaagaagaacaagcACAACAACTTACTGAGTCGCAACAGCAATACCCAGACTCCGACTCCGACTCTGACTACTCCTCTTCTTCCTCTGACGACTACATCGAGGAATCCGATTCCGAAACGCTCACTTACACCCGACCCGGAGAGGCCCCACTTGAAACCGTAAACACCCCCGAAACCAACATCCGCAGGTACACTCGGGTGCTGGAGAGCAAGAGAATCAAGAGGATCCAAGAGGAAGAAGACGAAGACTACGTTTACATCGAAGACTTATGGGATTTTCCACCAGACCCCGAGAATTGGCGGGAAGAGGATTTGAAGGAGTATTGGGTGGATGCTCCTCTGGAGATGACCAAACCCGGTTGGGACCCTGTTTGGGCTGATGAGGAAGATTGGAAAATTGTTAGGGATGAGATTAAGGAGGGCCGGGACCCGGGGATTGCCCCGTTTTATGTTCCTTATCGGAAGCCTTATCCGGCTATACCGGACAATCATTATGATATTTCGAACCCCAAAGCAGTTATTGAAGAGTTGGATAGGATTGAGGAGTTTCTCAATTGGGTCAGCTACATTTTCCCTGATGGAAGCTC GTATGAAGGCACGGTTTGGGATGATTTGGCTCATGGCAAAGGTGTTTATGTTGCAGAACAGGGGCTGGTCAG GTATGAAGGTGAATGGTTGCAAAACAATATGGAAGGTCATGGGGTTGTTGAAGTTGATATACCTGATATAGAACCTGTGCCAGGTTCCAA GCTTGAAGCAAAAATGCGAGCTGAAGGGAAAATAATATCAAGAGATTTCATGACTCCAGAAGATAGAGAATGGTTAGAGATGGATGTTGAGGATAGCATTCGCCTGGCGGATGGGCAATATGAAATACCATTTTATGAGAGTGATATATGGATCAAACATTTTGGCAGAAAACC GGAGAAGGGTCGATACCGCTATGCTGGCCAGTGGAAGCATGGCAGAATGCATGGGTGTGGTGTATATGAAGTCAATGAGCGCACCATCTAT GGTAGATTCTATTTTGGAGAGTTATTGGAGGATTTAGATGGTTGTGATGAGAACATTTCAGCG ATGCATGCTGGTATTGCAGAGGTTGCTGCTGCTAAGGCTCGGATGTTTGTTAATAAGCCAGATGGAA TGGTTAGGGAAGAGAGGGGCCCTTATGGTGATCCTCAACACCCCTATTTCTATGAGGAGGAAGATGTGTGGATGGCACCAGGCTTTATCAATCAGTTCTACGAA GTTCCTGATTATTGGAAGTCATATGTGCATGAAGTTGATCAGGAAAGAGAAATGTGGCTGAACTCATTTTATAAAGCTCCCCTGAGGTTACCTATGCCTGCAGAGCTTGAATATTGGTGGTCGAAAG ATGAAACTCCTGAATTTGTACTTATCAACAAAGAACCGGAGCCTGATCCTGAAGATCCGTCAAAGCTAATATATACTGAAGACCCGCTCATTTTGCATACCCCAACTGGACAATTGATCAATTACATTGAGGATGAGGAACATGGTGTCCGATTATTTTGGCAGCCACCTGTGAAAGAAGGTGAAGAGATTGATCCAAAGAAGGCTAAGTTCCTGCCCCTTGGATTTGATGAGTTCTATGGACGGGAAGTGATTCAAAAAAGGGATAATATATGGAAGCGTCTAATAACGACAATAGAAAATGCGTTGAAGCCAGGATTTGATAAACTAGAAAAGTGGACTGAAGAGAAGAAGAAGGCTGGTGAGTTGAAGATGAAGCTTATTGAAAAGGAACTTGATCTTATAGAGGCTGAACTGTGTTTAGAAGAGGCCATTGAGGACATGGATGAAGaactaaagaagaaagaaaaagaggaggagAAGAAGATGGAAATGGGATTGCTGGAGGATGAAGATACTTCTGTGGTGGCTAACCTAGAGGACAAAGCCATTCCCAAAGATGATGTTGACAAAGTTGTGGATGAAGAGGAAGACggagaggaagaggaagaggaagaggatgatgatgatgatgttacaCCTTCCAGTTTTGGATCTGTTGCTGGCAATCAGAAGGAAAAGAAGCCTAGGGAGCCTCcattctcttcatcttcattGTTTGCTTCTTGCAGCCTTGTTTCGGTG GTTCCATCTACATTGCGAGAATCTATTTTAGCATTGAAACAACGTAGATTACCACTAAAATCCCATCCTTCATCAAGTGTGGAAAGCGCCAGTGATTCATTGAAAACAACTGATTCGGTCAGTTTCCCTTTGGTGCTACGCCACAAAGGAAGGTTGAGGGCATTCAAGCAAGATCATCAGAAGTATCAACCACAAAACCAATATAGTGGAAAGAAGTCTCAGTTACACTCCTTATGTAAGATCTTATCATGTCCTTCAACTACTACCAGAAGCCGTGTAAGACAACCTGAAAATCTTAACCGTTATGAGCTGCATGCTGCACCAAAGAAATATTCATACAGCATCTTATCTTTGCATATTCCGGTTTGTTATTTGGAATCATACACGGATACTAAAAGGCATGGAGCCTCATTGTAG